From Pseudomonas sp. FP2335, the proteins below share one genomic window:
- a CDS encoding RES family NAD+ phosphorylase codes for MTIVPGNGELYLWRLDQEKHASTWSSGIGAEIAGGRWNSKGIKAVYCSADPSTAILEVAVHKGFQALDTIAHVLTCARVKDFKLVHRVMPDSVPNANWLFPGSPGRGQQQFGDSLLAEHPFVLIPSAVSRHSWNVLMNPSTTLDLFELISQEHFALDTRLNPPQ; via the coding sequence ATGACGATAGTGCCAGGGAATGGTGAGTTGTATTTGTGGCGATTGGATCAAGAGAAGCATGCATCCACTTGGTCGTCCGGCATTGGTGCAGAAATCGCTGGCGGCCGGTGGAACTCTAAAGGTATCAAAGCGGTGTACTGCTCCGCAGATCCGTCTACTGCGATCCTTGAGGTGGCCGTGCACAAAGGTTTTCAGGCGCTGGACACGATTGCGCATGTACTCACGTGTGCCCGGGTCAAGGACTTCAAGCTCGTCCATCGGGTCATGCCTGACTCGGTACCTAATGCAAACTGGCTGTTCCCGGGCTCCCCCGGACGAGGTCAGCAGCAGTTTGGTGACAGCCTCTTAGCAGAGCATCCCTTCGTGTTGATTCCTTCAGCCGTTTCCCGGCATAGCTGGAATGTGCTGATGAATCCTTCTACAACGCTCGATTTGTTCGAATTGATAAGCCAGGAGCATTTTGCCCTCGATACAAGATTGAACCCTCCTCAGTAG
- a CDS encoding antitoxin Xre/MbcA/ParS toxin-binding domain-containing protein yields MIPASKSLQATTYDPARPLQLLFGEGKKLKVTSAFELHSMMEKGFPSELVIAFVQSYSQLRDHHVFSKVLGLSDRTVQRRIKKPEPLTAEQTNSTWRLASVLSKAEEVLGDRQQALNWMTSPAMGLEGKTPLDLLTTQMGFELVEDFLTRMEYGVYS; encoded by the coding sequence ATGATTCCTGCAAGCAAAAGCCTACAAGCGACAACATACGATCCAGCGCGGCCGCTACAGCTGCTGTTTGGCGAAGGCAAAAAACTCAAGGTTACGAGTGCGTTTGAGCTTCATTCCATGATGGAGAAGGGGTTTCCGTCAGAGCTGGTGATTGCGTTTGTTCAGTCATACAGCCAACTACGAGATCACCATGTGTTCTCTAAGGTGCTCGGGCTTTCGGATCGAACGGTGCAGCGGCGTATCAAAAAGCCCGAACCCCTGACGGCTGAGCAGACCAACAGCACGTGGCGTCTGGCTAGCGTATTGAGTAAGGCAGAGGAGGTGTTGGGAGATCGCCAGCAGGCGCTCAACTGGATGACCTCTCCTGCTATGGGGCTCGAGGGAAAGACGCCTCTGGATCTGCTCACGACTCAGATGGGATTTGAGTTGGTAGAGGACTTTCTGACCCGCATGGAATACGGGGTGTATTCCTGA
- the dmeF gene encoding CDF family Co(II)/Ni(II) efflux transporter DmeF encodes MSLANSHSHEHVFLGASHDENARRTLWVVMLTVVMMVVEIAAGALTGSMALLADGFHMATHAGALGIAAAAYAFAKRHAHSPRYSFGTGKVGDLGGFASALILALVSLGIGVESVMRLLTPSEVQFGTATLIAVVGLVVNIASALLLGHGHSHDHGHAHDHYHHGHDNNLRSAYVHVIADALTSVLAIAALLAGRYLGWVWLDPVMGIVGAIVIARWAWSLMGATAGVLLDQTDEHVAAEIRELVEQPGDARITDLHVWRVGPDAHAAIVSVVGAATTDAERIRERLKPVHEVSHLTVEFRAA; translated from the coding sequence ATGAGCCTCGCCAATAGCCATAGCCACGAGCATGTGTTCCTTGGTGCATCCCACGATGAAAACGCCAGGCGCACCCTGTGGGTGGTGATGCTGACGGTGGTGATGATGGTCGTGGAAATCGCCGCCGGTGCGCTCACCGGCTCCATGGCCCTGCTCGCCGACGGTTTTCACATGGCTACCCACGCGGGCGCCCTGGGCATTGCCGCCGCCGCATACGCCTTTGCCAAACGCCATGCGCACAGCCCGCGCTACAGCTTTGGCACCGGCAAGGTCGGCGACCTCGGCGGCTTTGCCTCGGCGCTGATCCTGGCGCTGGTGTCGTTGGGTATCGGGGTGGAATCGGTGATGCGCTTGCTGACGCCCTCCGAGGTGCAATTTGGCACGGCTACCCTGATTGCCGTGGTGGGCCTGGTGGTGAATATCGCCAGTGCGCTGCTACTGGGCCACGGCCACAGCCATGATCACGGCCACGCACACGACCATTACCACCACGGCCACGACAACAACCTGCGATCGGCCTACGTGCACGTCATCGCCGATGCGCTGACCTCCGTCCTCGCCATCGCCGCGTTGCTGGCCGGGCGCTACCTCGGTTGGGTGTGGCTGGACCCCGTGATGGGTATCGTCGGCGCCATCGTCATTGCGCGCTGGGCCTGGAGCCTGATGGGCGCGACCGCCGGCGTGCTGCTGGACCAGACCGATGAGCACGTCGCCGCCGAGATCCGCGAGTTGGTTGAGCAGCCCGGCGATGCGCGGATCACCGACCTGCACGTCTGGCGCGTGGGGCCAGACGCCCATGCGGCGATTGTCAGTGTGGTGGGCGCCGCAACGACGGATGCCGAGCGCATTCGCGAGCGCCTCAAGCCGGTGCATGAGGTGAGCCACCTCACCGTCGAGTTTCGTGCGGCGTAA
- a CDS encoding metal/formaldehyde-sensitive transcriptional repressor produces the protein MGHVSANKDNLIKRVKRIAGQIQALERELEADADCAKTLHLVAATRGAINGLMEEIIEDHARSHVADPALSEEERSKGVEELLEAIRRYSK, from the coding sequence ATGGGCCACGTCTCGGCAAACAAAGACAACCTGATCAAACGCGTCAAACGCATTGCCGGGCAGATCCAGGCCCTTGAGCGCGAGCTTGAAGCGGATGCCGACTGCGCCAAGACCCTGCACTTGGTGGCGGCCACCCGCGGCGCGATCAACGGGTTGATGGAAGAAATCATCGAAGACCACGCCAGGTCGCACGTGGCCGACCCTGCCCTCTCCGAAGAAGAACGCAGCAAGGGCGTCGAAGAATTGCTTGAAGCCATTCGGCGCTATTCCAAATGA
- a CDS encoding DUF3857 and transglutaminase domain-containing protein, translated as MQGFTLSPARLFGVLAVVVCGLFTAQVQADDTDHSLTVEKNTHAYVVNADGSFVLNVEMISRVNEERAIKLHAQRPLSFNRTLETLKVVEAYTQKASGRKIRVQPKQIKEQQERASADAPMFQDSRVKVVIFPDVAVGDRLVLRYQLQRNKPLFPQQFEDINIPDFYQTEQTSFSYDMPASMPLYADVKGYKASTPAAAPGRKIYHWEQLPSEKFRIENGAVAYSDYGQFMAVSTFADYKQFAQAYAARAQIEVTPAISKLAKELTNNLDTPRSKALALSDWVRKNIRYVAVYVGPGGVVPHPAQAVLDNRYGDCKDHVALLEALLKAVALESSPALINFGNAYTLPTVPTLGLLNHAITYVPSLDLYLDSTAAPIGAGYLPIPDLGKPVLLTQTGALERTPISQLGKVDNTLTFTVADNGGADFNHVSTVEGWGAEFNRFVFKSLPPADLKKLTQEILSMYGQSGNGEVVSDTLEGNAPIFKSTITGHTDNLVNLPGPTGVPTLTSLAGGISQNVFAFMAEKERTQNFTCLSGEIAERARFEFPKTVNILAVPKAVSLKSGGFDYQATYTQDGNSVVVTRSYQFAHTDAQCSAQDYVAMKPTIEGMVNDLKSQVIVQTL; from the coding sequence ATGCAAGGCTTTACTCTCTCCCCGGCGCGCCTGTTCGGTGTGCTGGCTGTGGTGGTTTGCGGGCTGTTCACGGCACAGGTGCAGGCCGATGACACCGACCACTCCCTCACTGTCGAAAAAAATACCCACGCCTATGTCGTCAATGCTGACGGCAGCTTTGTGCTCAACGTGGAAATGATCTCGCGGGTCAATGAAGAGCGCGCAATCAAGCTGCACGCCCAACGGCCACTGAGCTTCAACCGCACACTGGAAACCTTGAAAGTCGTCGAGGCCTACACCCAGAAAGCCAGCGGTCGCAAAATCCGCGTACAGCCCAAACAGATCAAGGAGCAGCAAGAGCGCGCCTCAGCCGATGCGCCGATGTTCCAGGACTCCCGGGTCAAAGTGGTGATCTTCCCGGACGTGGCGGTCGGCGACCGCCTGGTCTTGCGCTACCAGTTGCAGCGCAACAAGCCATTGTTTCCCCAGCAGTTCGAAGACATCAACATCCCGGACTTCTACCAAACCGAGCAAACCAGCTTTTCCTACGACATGCCAGCGAGCATGCCACTGTACGCCGATGTCAAAGGCTACAAGGCCTCCACGCCAGCGGCGGCACCCGGTCGCAAGATCTATCACTGGGAACAACTGCCCAGCGAGAAATTCCGAATCGAAAACGGTGCTGTCGCCTACAGCGACTACGGGCAATTCATGGCTGTATCGACGTTCGCCGACTACAAACAATTTGCCCAAGCCTACGCCGCCAGGGCACAGATCGAAGTGACGCCCGCCATCAGCAAACTGGCCAAGGAACTCACAAACAACCTCGACACCCCACGTAGCAAAGCCCTGGCGCTGAGCGACTGGGTGCGTAAGAACATTCGCTATGTCGCGGTTTACGTCGGCCCTGGCGGCGTAGTACCGCACCCGGCGCAGGCGGTGCTGGACAACCGTTACGGCGACTGCAAAGACCATGTCGCCCTGCTCGAAGCCTTGCTCAAGGCCGTCGCCCTCGAAAGCTCACCGGCGCTGATCAACTTCGGCAACGCCTATACCTTGCCAACGGTGCCGACGCTGGGCCTGCTCAACCATGCGATCACCTACGTCCCGAGCCTGGACCTGTACCTGGACTCCACGGCGGCGCCGATTGGCGCCGGCTACCTGCCGATTCCGGACCTGGGCAAGCCGGTGTTGCTGACCCAGACCGGCGCACTGGAACGCACGCCGATCAGCCAACTGGGCAAAGTCGACAACACCCTGACCTTCACCGTCGCCGACAACGGCGGCGCCGACTTCAACCACGTCTCCACCGTGGAAGGCTGGGGCGCGGAGTTCAACCGCTTCGTATTCAAGTCGCTGCCGCCCGCCGACCTCAAGAAACTGACGCAGGAAATCCTCAGCATGTACGGCCAGTCCGGTAATGGTGAAGTCGTCAGCGACACCCTGGAAGGCAATGCGCCGATCTTCAAATCGACGATCACGGGCCACACCGACAACCTGGTCAACCTGCCCGGCCCGACCGGCGTGCCGACCCTCACCAGCCTCGCCGGCGGCATTTCACAGAACGTGTTTGCGTTTATGGCCGAAAAAGAGCGCACCCAGAACTTTACCTGCCTGTCTGGCGAAATTGCCGAACGGGCGCGCTTCGAATTTCCGAAGACGGTAAATATTCTGGCAGTGCCCAAGGCGGTGTCTCTCAAGAGCGGCGGCTTCGATTACCAAGCCACGTACACCCAGGACGGCAACAGCGTGGTGGTGACCCGCAGTTACCAGTTCGCCCACACCGACGCGCAGTGCAGCGCACAGGACTACGTCGCGATGAAGCCGACGATTGAAGGGATGGTCAACGACCTGAAAAGCCAGGTGATTGTGCAGACCCTATAA
- a CDS encoding TetR/AcrR family transcriptional regulator, which translates to MAQMGRPRNFDRDHAVEQAMHLFWQYGYDATSLAQLKAGLGGGISAPSFYAAFGSKEALFDECVQRYLSTYARVTECLWDETLLPRQAIETALRQSARMQCEDGHPKGCMVALGVMSAPSPENARVAHALTQSRLRTRAGIVACVERAIRAGQLPQYTQAPVLATVFDSFLQGVSILARDNVPHAVIDAAIDQLLMAWDVAASVVAPQLKQP; encoded by the coding sequence ATGGCACAGATGGGCCGCCCGCGTAATTTCGACCGTGACCATGCCGTGGAACAGGCCATGCACCTGTTCTGGCAATACGGCTACGACGCCACCTCCCTCGCCCAACTCAAGGCCGGCCTGGGGGGCGGTATCTCCGCGCCAAGTTTTTACGCCGCGTTCGGCTCCAAGGAGGCGTTGTTCGACGAATGCGTGCAGCGCTACCTGTCGACCTACGCCAGAGTCACCGAATGCCTGTGGGACGAAACCCTGTTGCCCCGTCAGGCCATCGAAACCGCCCTGCGTCAGTCGGCGCGCATGCAGTGCGAAGACGGGCACCCCAAGGGCTGCATGGTCGCGCTAGGCGTGATGAGTGCACCGAGCCCGGAAAATGCGCGGGTCGCCCATGCACTGACGCAATCACGCCTGCGCACGCGGGCGGGGATCGTCGCGTGTGTGGAGCGCGCGATCCGCGCCGGGCAATTGCCGCAATACACGCAGGCCCCGGTGCTGGCAACGGTGTTTGACAGCTTTTTGCAGGGGGTGTCGATCCTGGCACGGGATAACGTGCCCCATGCCGTGATCGACGCGGCGATTGATCAGCTGCTGATGGCGTGGGATGTGGCGGCGTCGGTTGTGGCGCCGCAACTCAAACAGCCGTAG
- a CDS encoding DNA/RNA non-specific endonuclease — MYLRNIAVGLTALVLLSSGANARSLPDLYSKQQKQASFDNCADLFPAATPINTATVPATMRPLALCSDHFAVLYSQTSKTPLVVVERLNAAQLKDAKGEERTNQFYADPRIPKGGRAELSDYRSQHPAVDRGHQAPAADAPNANAMAQSFALSNMVPQDPTNNRKIWSKVEADVRKFAVRAGGDVYVFTGPLFDPGHSTIGANQVWVPTRLFKLVYDASSKRAWAYVLPNAETRIQKPMDYDTFVKSTGLKLLGNLPVSGSVGRT; from the coding sequence ATGTACCTACGCAATATTGCAGTTGGTCTCACCGCCCTTGTTTTACTTTCCTCCGGGGCCAACGCGCGCAGTCTGCCGGACCTTTACTCCAAACAGCAGAAGCAGGCGTCATTCGACAATTGCGCTGACTTGTTTCCCGCTGCAACACCGATCAATACCGCCACTGTGCCCGCCACGATGAGGCCCCTGGCGCTGTGCTCCGACCACTTCGCCGTGCTCTATTCGCAAACCAGCAAGACCCCGCTGGTGGTGGTCGAGCGCCTGAACGCCGCACAGTTGAAAGACGCCAAGGGCGAGGAACGCACCAACCAGTTCTACGCTGACCCGCGTATTCCCAAGGGTGGGCGCGCGGAATTGAGCGACTACCGCAGCCAGCATCCGGCCGTGGACCGTGGCCACCAAGCCCCGGCTGCCGACGCGCCGAACGCTAACGCGATGGCGCAGTCGTTCGCGCTGTCGAACATGGTGCCGCAAGACCCCACCAACAACCGCAAGATCTGGAGCAAGGTCGAGGCCGACGTGCGCAAATTCGCCGTGCGTGCCGGCGGCGATGTGTATGTGTTCACTGGCCCATTGTTCGACCCCGGCCACAGCACCATCGGCGCCAATCAGGTCTGGGTGCCGACGCGCCTGTTCAAGCTGGTGTATGACGCTTCGTCCAAACGCGCCTGGGCCTACGTGCTGCCCAACGCCGAAACCCGCATCCAGAAACCGATGGACTACGACACCTTTGTAAAAAGCACCGGGCTCAAGCTGCTGGGTAACCTGCCGGTATCGGGGTCGGTGGGGCGTACTTAG
- the gudD gene encoding glucarate dehydratase: MNTPIVSDFQVIPVAGHDSMLLNLSGAHGPYFTRNIVILKDSSGNTGVGEVPGGERIRETLEDARSLVIGQPIGHYQRILNQMRSTFASRDSAGRGLQTFDLRITIHAVTAMEAALLDLLGQFLEVPVAALLGEGQQRDAVKMLGYLFYIGDRNTTDLAYRNEADADDDWFRLRHEQALTAEAVVRLAEAAKAKYGFNDFKLKGGVLSGDAEIEAVTALAERFPDARITLDPNGAWSLQEAIRLCRDQHHVLAYAEDPCGAENGYSGREVMAEFRRATGLKTATNMIATDWREMGHAIQLQSVDIPLADPHFWTMQGSVRVAQMCHEWGLTWGSHSNNHFDISLAMFTQVAAAAPGDITAIDTHWIWQDGQRLTREPLKIEGGYVNVPAKPGLGVDIDMDAVAKAHELYKGMGLGARDDSVAMQFLIPGWKFNNKQPCLVR; the protein is encoded by the coding sequence ATGAACACGCCTATCGTCAGCGATTTCCAAGTCATCCCGGTCGCCGGCCATGACAGCATGCTGCTCAACCTCAGCGGCGCCCACGGTCCGTATTTCACGCGCAACATCGTTATCCTCAAGGACAGTTCGGGCAACACCGGCGTCGGCGAAGTGCCCGGCGGCGAGCGCATCCGCGAAACCCTGGAAGACGCCCGCAGCCTGGTGATCGGCCAGCCCATCGGCCATTACCAGCGCATCCTCAACCAGATGCGCAGCACCTTCGCCTCGCGGGACTCTGCCGGGCGCGGCCTGCAAACCTTCGACCTGCGCATCACCATCCATGCCGTCACCGCGATGGAAGCGGCGTTGCTCGACTTGCTGGGGCAGTTCCTCGAAGTGCCGGTGGCCGCCCTGCTTGGCGAAGGGCAGCAGCGCGATGCGGTGAAAATGCTCGGTTACCTGTTCTACATCGGCGACCGCAACACCACCGACCTGGCCTACCGCAACGAAGCCGACGCCGATGACGACTGGTTCCGCCTGCGCCATGAGCAGGCGTTGACTGCCGAAGCCGTGGTGCGCCTGGCCGAAGCCGCCAAGGCCAAATACGGCTTCAACGACTTCAAGCTCAAAGGCGGGGTATTGAGCGGCGACGCAGAAATCGAAGCCGTCACCGCCCTGGCCGAACGCTTCCCCGATGCACGCATCACCCTCGACCCGAACGGCGCATGGTCTCTGCAAGAAGCCATCCGCCTGTGCCGCGACCAACACCACGTGCTCGCCTACGCCGAAGACCCCTGCGGTGCGGAAAACGGCTATTCCGGCCGCGAAGTAATGGCCGAATTCCGCCGCGCCACCGGGCTGAAAACCGCGACCAACATGATCGCCACCGACTGGCGCGAAATGGGTCACGCGATCCAACTGCAATCAGTGGACATCCCCCTGGCCGACCCGCACTTCTGGACCATGCAAGGCTCGGTACGTGTCGCGCAGATGTGTCACGAGTGGGGCCTGACCTGGGGTTCGCACTCCAACAACCACTTCGACATTTCCCTGGCGATGTTCACCCAGGTCGCCGCCGCCGCACCGGGCGACATCACCGCCATCGACACCCATTGGATCTGGCAGGACGGCCAGCGCCTGACCCGGGAACCCCTGAAGATCGAAGGCGGCTACGTGAACGTGCCGGCCAAACCCGGCCTGGGCGTGGACATCGACATGGACGCCGTGGCCAAGGCCCATGAGCTGTACAAGGGCATGGGCCTGGGCGCACGGGATGACAGCGTGGCGATGCAGTTTTTGATTCCAGGGTGGAAGTTCAACAACAAACAGCCGTGCCTGGTGCGATGA
- a CDS encoding DUF1289 domain-containing protein, with product MAKDIENPCISTCQLSGDLCVSCGRSKDDIRKWKRMKRPEKMAAVQRATLRLKALKKAK from the coding sequence TTGGCTAAAGATATAGAAAACCCCTGCATCTCCACCTGCCAGCTCAGCGGCGACCTCTGCGTCAGTTGCGGGCGCAGCAAAGACGACATCCGTAAATGGAAAAGGATGAAACGGCCGGAGAAAATGGCCGCCGTGCAACGCGCCACCCTGCGTTTGAAAGCGCTGAAAAAGGCCAAGTAA
- a CDS encoding alpha/beta fold hydrolase, producing the protein MKTTLAALFLVCLATPAFADNSPIGFQNTTLPDAHGNRPLQMVVWYPAKTAKAPELIRDDAVFHGALAVPDAPPASGRHPLVVISHGNGGNWGNQVWLASALAHQGYIVAAVNHPGTTSKDRSPEAAAQLWQRPKDLSRAIDAVLTQPKQFGAVENRRIAVIGHSLGGWTVLEAAGARFDPALFAQDCTAHPQLVACTAYRQMNPDNAKVAADLSDKRVSAVVSLDLGLSRGMTDASLAALPVPALILAAGVTEPQLPAELESADLARRLPKASTQYVQISDATHFSFMAICKPGGEALIEESSPGDGMICHDGEGARPREAIQQQVVALISEFLAQPAGK; encoded by the coding sequence GTGAAAACCACCCTTGCCGCGTTGTTCCTGGTCTGCCTCGCCACACCTGCATTCGCCGACAACAGCCCCATCGGCTTCCAGAACACCACCCTCCCCGACGCCCACGGCAACCGCCCGTTGCAGATGGTCGTGTGGTATCCCGCTAAAACCGCCAAAGCCCCAGAGCTGATCCGCGACGACGCCGTCTTTCACGGCGCCCTCGCCGTGCCCGACGCACCGCCCGCCAGCGGCAGACATCCGTTGGTGGTGATTTCCCACGGCAATGGCGGCAATTGGGGTAATCAGGTGTGGCTGGCCAGTGCGTTGGCGCATCAGGGTTATATCGTCGCGGCGGTCAACCACCCCGGCACCACCAGCAAAGATCGCAGCCCCGAGGCCGCCGCGCAGTTGTGGCAACGGCCCAAGGACCTGAGCCGCGCCATCGACGCGGTGCTCACGCAGCCCAAGCAATTCGGCGCCGTGGAGAATCGTCGGATTGCCGTGATAGGCCATTCACTCGGCGGCTGGACCGTGCTGGAAGCCGCCGGCGCGCGCTTCGACCCCGCGCTGTTCGCCCAAGACTGCACCGCTCACCCGCAATTGGTCGCCTGCACGGCGTACCGGCAGATGAACCCCGACAACGCCAAGGTGGCCGCAGACCTGAGCGATAAACGCGTCAGCGCCGTGGTATCGCTGGACCTGGGCCTGTCACGCGGCATGACCGACGCCAGCCTGGCGGCACTGCCGGTGCCGGCATTGATACTTGCGGCGGGCGTGACGGAACCGCAACTGCCGGCCGAACTGGAATCCGCCGACCTGGCCAGGCGTCTGCCGAAAGCATCGACCCAGTATGTGCAGATCAGCGACGCCACCCACTTCAGCTTTATGGCGATCTGCAAACCCGGCGGCGAGGCGCTGATTGAAGAGAGTTCGCCCGGTGACGGCATGATTTGCCACGATGGCGAGGGCGCGCGACCACGGGAGGCGATTCAACAGCAAGTGGTGGCCCTGATCAGCGAATTTCTCGCCCAACCTGCGGGCAAATAA
- a CDS encoding DUF2986 domain-containing protein — translation MNRQKKLQQLFKAKAKKASAKLAPKSKDKYISKADRLKLAEEAAAPAEQA, via the coding sequence ATGAATCGCCAGAAAAAGCTCCAGCAACTGTTCAAGGCCAAAGCCAAAAAAGCCAGTGCCAAACTGGCGCCCAAATCCAAAGACAAATACATCAGCAAAGCCGACCGTCTGAAACTCGCCGAAGAAGCCGCCGCGCCTGCGGAACAAGCGTAA
- a CDS encoding FadR/GntR family transcriptional regulator, with the protein MPNENGTPVRKRSNNLAQGVLDALTQRILLGQLQPGEKLPSESTIVAEHGVSRTVVREALSKLQASGLVETRHGIGTFVLAPQAQSGLRLHVDTVASVRSVLELRLGLEVQAVALAALRRSDEQLARMRVALSDYQACLANNDSCVEADKRFHQLIAEATGNTFFTEIMLHLGNAMIPRTQVKGAERGGADFAQLGQLAHLEHEAIFNAIKRQDPDAARAAMVLHLSNSRDRFSGE; encoded by the coding sequence ATGCCCAATGAAAACGGAACGCCTGTCCGTAAACGTTCCAACAACCTCGCCCAAGGCGTGCTCGACGCGCTGACCCAGCGCATCCTGCTCGGGCAGTTGCAGCCCGGTGAAAAGCTGCCATCCGAATCCACCATCGTGGCTGAACACGGGGTAAGCCGTACCGTGGTCCGCGAGGCGCTGTCCAAGTTGCAGGCCTCGGGGCTGGTGGAGACACGCCACGGCATCGGCACCTTTGTGCTCGCGCCGCAAGCTCAATCCGGCCTGCGCCTGCATGTGGACACGGTGGCCAGCGTGCGCAGCGTGCTCGAGTTGCGCTTGGGTCTTGAGGTGCAGGCGGTGGCGCTGGCCGCACTGCGCAGGAGTGATGAACAATTGGCGCGCATGCGTGTGGCGCTGAGTGACTACCAGGCTTGCCTGGCCAACAACGACAGTTGCGTGGAAGCAGACAAGCGCTTTCACCAGTTGATCGCCGAAGCCACCGGCAATACCTTCTTCACCGAAATCATGCTGCACCTGGGCAATGCGATGATTCCGCGCACCCAGGTCAAGGGCGCCGAGCGCGGCGGCGCGGACTTCGCCCAATTGGGCCAGTTGGCGCACCTGGAGCATGAGGCAATCTTCAATGCGATCAAGCGCCAGGACCCGGACGCCGCACGCGCCGCGATGGTGCTGCACTTGAGCAACAGTCGCGATCGTTTTTCGGGAGAGTAG
- a CDS encoding MFS transporter codes for MTHSSHASAASTSDSVLARAVSKVKRHVLPLFVIMFILNYIDRVNIGFVRTHMEHDLGIGAAAYGFGAGLFFIGYALFEVPSNMLLQKVGARIWLTRIMFTWGIVATLMAFIQNETHFYILRFLLGVAEAGFFPGVIYYFTRWLPGVERGKAIAIFLSGSAVASLISGPLSGALLQIEGFGLHGWQWMFGIEGLASVALGFFVWFWLDSKPHDAKWMSREEQDALVNAIDQEQRDREALSTVKPTIGKLLKDRQIMLFCALYFCIQLTIYAATFWLPSIIKKMGELSDVQVGFFNSIPWLISIIAMYAFASLSGKFKFQQAWVAAALLIAAAGMFMSTTGGPVFAFVAICFAAIGFKSASSLFWPIPQGYLDARIAAAVIALINSIGNLGGFVAPTTFGFLEQTTGSIQGGLYGLAGTSVLAAILVFFAKTSPSAALAAPSVVPSGAAISKPL; via the coding sequence GTGACCCATTCAAGCCATGCATCCGCCGCTTCAACCAGTGATTCCGTCCTCGCGCGCGCCGTGAGCAAAGTGAAGCGCCACGTGCTGCCACTGTTCGTGATTATGTTCATCCTCAACTACATCGACCGGGTCAACATTGGCTTCGTGCGCACGCACATGGAGCATGACCTGGGCATCGGCGCAGCGGCCTACGGCTTCGGCGCCGGGTTGTTCTTCATCGGCTACGCACTGTTCGAAGTGCCCTCCAACATGCTCCTGCAAAAGGTCGGCGCACGGATCTGGCTGACCCGCATCATGTTCACCTGGGGCATCGTCGCCACGCTGATGGCGTTCATCCAGAACGAAACCCACTTCTACATCCTGCGGTTTCTGTTGGGTGTGGCCGAGGCGGGTTTCTTCCCGGGGGTGATCTACTACTTCACCCGCTGGTTGCCCGGCGTTGAGCGCGGCAAGGCCATCGCGATCTTTCTCAGTGGCTCGGCGGTTGCCTCGCTGATTTCCGGCCCCTTGTCGGGGGCGCTGTTGCAGATCGAAGGCTTCGGCCTGCACGGCTGGCAATGGATGTTCGGCATCGAAGGCCTGGCCTCGGTGGCGCTGGGGTTCTTTGTGTGGTTCTGGCTCGACTCCAAGCCTCACGACGCGAAATGGATGAGCCGCGAAGAGCAGGACGCACTGGTCAACGCCATCGACCAGGAACAACGCGACCGTGAAGCGCTGAGCACGGTCAAGCCGACCATCGGCAAGCTGCTCAAGGACCGCCAGATCATGCTGTTCTGTGCGTTGTACTTCTGCATCCAGTTGACGATCTACGCCGCGACGTTCTGGCTGCCGAGCATCATCAAGAAGATGGGTGAGTTGAGTGACGTGCAGGTCGGTTTCTTCAACTCGATCCCGTGGCTGATCTCGATCATCGCCATGTACGCCTTCGCGTCGCTGTCGGGCAAGTTCAAGTTCCAGCAGGCGTGGGTTGCGGCGGCGTTGTTGATTGCGGCGGCGGGCATGTTCATGTCCACCACCGGCGGGCCGGTGTTTGCCTTCGTGGCGATCTGTTTTGCGGCGATCGGTTTCAAGTCGGCGTCGTCGCTGTTCTGGCCGATTCCCCAGGGCTACCTGGATGCGCGCATCGCTGCGGCGGTGATCGCGCTGATCAACTCCATCGGCAACCTGGGCGGCTTTGTTGCGCCGACCACGTTCGGCTTCCTGGAACAGACCACCGGGTCGATCCAGGGCGGCCTCTACGGCCTGGCCGGCACCTCGGTGCTGGCCGCGATCCTGGTGTTTTTTGCCAAGACTTCGCCCTCTGCCGCGCTGGCGGCACCCAGCGTCGTGCCCAGCGGCGCGGCCATCAGCAAACCTCTCTGA